A single Arcanobacterium canis DNA region contains:
- a CDS encoding zinc metalloprotease, producing the protein MTSQNLDLIIRPGVILGPAIARDGVPVHAVYNVEEDRYYQIGEREFFIIDKLKRGLELDQISRLYTDRFGKVLSAKSWHQMAILLRSKRLLLEDGIEHDPQVQKRMLSRNWRLFSGKVGLFDPSPLIANIQRKCPWVVSKGALLLGLLGFAALCMVVGFNFKTMQGDTVRVFTEVPSIAALIIVILLFSMFVHEMGHALACVGAGGACHEIGFAWRIPMFYFYATTDDVYLAPANRRVVVSTAGMLAGSLPLVPFVVAYLFLGEGFGAGVVASILYVGFFATAINLVPLFGLDGHKILSHSLGVWDISSEGRNWILNVVSRKSPCKHFGFGVRVFAIFELLAMTAMVVGSTWWWIAFLALKVGVMWAILIVILMWLIAGLILMFFVQRNRKKKL; encoded by the coding sequence ATGACATCTCAGAATCTAGACCTCATTATTCGTCCTGGGGTCATCCTAGGACCTGCGATTGCTCGCGACGGAGTGCCGGTACATGCAGTTTACAATGTTGAGGAGGATCGCTATTACCAAATTGGTGAGCGGGAATTCTTCATTATTGACAAATTAAAGCGGGGGTTGGAACTCGATCAAATCAGCCGTTTATACACGGATAGATTTGGTAAGGTATTAAGTGCGAAGTCGTGGCACCAAATGGCCATACTGTTGAGGTCTAAGCGTCTTCTATTGGAGGACGGAATCGAGCATGATCCCCAGGTTCAAAAGAGAATGTTATCTAGGAACTGGAGACTATTTTCCGGAAAGGTTGGTCTCTTTGACCCCAGCCCATTAATAGCGAATATCCAGCGTAAATGTCCTTGGGTGGTATCCAAAGGAGCCTTGCTTTTAGGTCTTCTAGGCTTTGCCGCCCTATGCATGGTAGTCGGATTCAATTTTAAGACTATGCAGGGCGATACCGTTCGTGTGTTTACTGAAGTTCCATCAATCGCGGCTCTTATTATCGTAATCCTGCTTTTTTCAATGTTCGTCCACGAAATGGGGCATGCCTTAGCTTGTGTGGGCGCAGGTGGAGCCTGTCATGAGATTGGTTTCGCATGGCGTATACCGATGTTCTATTTCTACGCGACTACTGACGACGTGTACCTAGCTCCAGCTAACCGACGTGTTGTGGTGTCCACCGCTGGAATGTTGGCCGGCTCGCTCCCCTTAGTTCCATTTGTGGTGGCCTATCTGTTCTTAGGGGAAGGTTTTGGGGCGGGGGTTGTTGCATCCATTCTTTACGTTGGATTTTTCGCTACAGCTATCAATTTAGTTCCTCTTTTTGGGCTTGACGGCCACAAGATTTTAAGTCATTCTCTGGGTGTTTGGGACATATCTTCTGAAGGGCGAAACTGGATATTAAACGTAGTTTCACGTAAGAGTCCGTGCAAACATTTTGGTTTTGGCGTTAGGGTTTTTGCGATATTCGAGCTGCTTGCTATGACCGCGATGGTGGTGGGTAGCACCTGGTGGTGGATAGCGTTTTTGGCTCTCAAGGTTGGCGTAATGTGGGCAATCCTGATTGTCATCTTGATGTGGCTTATTGCTGGATTAATATTGATGTTTTTTGTTCAACGTAATCGGAAGAAAAAGTTATGA
- a CDS encoding HamA C-terminal domain-containing protein has product MAQATITPTLRGDTFASTFTEVAHSNTLGLRNDEQLRLFHLSIQNNRFDHTALIKFLKRNVGRYVFSRAEYEGYKQRDDLEEVALDAVNRMRSQQDGMGLGEILLYVLLEQILEAPKVMSKIELNQARGQIHSRCDAIHLLTPDGQRTTSSIVFGTSSVIGNIGDAITAAFDRVVDIEQNRSDEVQLAEQTVFTKTLEPATANYVKDLLIPKPGGAPVFDTAYSMFLGYDIGLDPKNYSNQQYRAALDQKMQGDIAAHAQIIADEINTRNLDNYSFYIYVLPLNEVDVDACAIMDGLVDGPGGSHV; this is encoded by the coding sequence ATGGCACAGGCAACGATCACGCCAACGCTGCGCGGCGACACATTCGCGTCCACGTTCACCGAAGTGGCCCATTCGAACACGTTAGGTCTTCGAAACGACGAACAGTTACGCCTGTTCCATCTGTCTATCCAAAACAACCGCTTCGACCACACAGCCCTCATAAAGTTCCTCAAACGCAACGTTGGACGCTACGTCTTCTCCCGCGCCGAATACGAAGGTTACAAACAGCGAGACGATCTCGAAGAAGTTGCTCTCGACGCGGTAAACCGGATGCGTTCACAACAAGACGGCATGGGGTTAGGTGAAATCTTGCTCTACGTCCTGCTCGAACAAATCCTCGAAGCACCCAAAGTGATGAGCAAGATCGAGCTCAACCAGGCCCGAGGCCAGATCCACAGCCGCTGTGACGCCATCCACCTACTCACACCAGACGGTCAGCGAACCACCAGCAGCATCGTGTTTGGAACCTCCAGCGTGATCGGCAACATTGGGGATGCCATCACTGCAGCATTCGACCGCGTTGTAGATATAGAACAGAATCGCTCAGACGAGGTTCAGCTCGCCGAGCAAACTGTGTTCACCAAGACTCTCGAGCCAGCAACAGCAAACTACGTCAAAGATCTGCTAATCCCGAAGCCGGGTGGGGCACCCGTGTTCGATACCGCTTATTCGATGTTTCTGGGCTATGACATCGGTCTCGATCCGAAGAACTACAGCAACCAGCAGTATCGGGCTGCGCTCGATCAGAAAATGCAGGGCGATATCGCAGCGCACGCCCAAATCATCGCCGACGAGATCAACACCCGAAACTTGGATAATTACTCGTTCTACATCTATGTTTTGCCTCTCAACGAAGTAGACGTCGATGCGTGCGCGATCATGGATGGGCTCGTGGACGGGCCAGGTGGTAGCCATGTCTGA
- a CDS encoding DEAD/DEAH box helicase produces the protein MSDKQVTVGDLVFSDIDSNEFLKQLYANLLYNYGLHRLGLVDRHPYDVDFEAALRFADLLSKSTHPTNRDRHRVWAQEIALLCHILYPQDARTKAYVSAIFTTLGNYPGLKQLGVTSDAGILDAAFNAYQAEYLTVPGDKSMKFFAPQKKIYDRLNDGKFSFSAPTSLGKSFIMRTFITNQIKSGVKANFAIIVPSKALINETRSKLIADLGEDLERRNYRIVSAAGDIVLEGDHNFIFVLTPERLLYLLIGKPAIEFEYVFFDESHKLSGKNSRAPFYYQTVTILQHRHRPPHFVFASPNIPNPEVFLRLVDPNSDENETNAVATQYSPVTQFKYLVNLHENTISSYNDHTQEFTHLASLQAQDTTTQGVTRFVSESSRGSDHRGQTIVFHSARHHAVQAARDYAQSLADLNDKDLDDLAKDIERDVHEDYYLSGLIRRGVSYHIGYLPPAIRERIEGLFREGKISTLFCTSTLLEGVNLPADNLVITTNKIGRAGMTAVDFKNLIGRVGRIEFNLYGNVFIIVGDQLASEQKAKELLQANVPAQKLSVQTDSQIISKKMKQGVVKDLQEGRIEFSKGNESYERYDMKRKFGLMLLRDITTGRQSLVREEFSDYLDEQATNSIIATFSRREGQQDDDINVSIDQAEALTHAIQAGLQYPQLSPNGKFSYDETLAFLQRLASIFKWRIYNPETLGRTPKGSDQLAMLSWYTVLLLQWMEGHGLRSIMNRAIEHHRKTGIVWINRQPNRYLDSKEHRNLVFSDTLEAIEQVILFELSNYFLKFSNEYKKVHGKEQFDNDWYEYVEYGTTKQETILLQRLGFTRESATYIRINVSNAIFLHEGKPHLNPILLESSNINVRKEANEIRYNVPEAFSMPLTPSSDTR, from the coding sequence ATGTCTGACAAGCAAGTAACCGTCGGCGATCTCGTATTTTCTGACATCGACTCCAACGAATTCCTCAAACAGCTGTACGCCAACCTGCTCTACAATTACGGCTTACATCGGTTGGGGTTGGTGGATCGTCACCCATACGACGTGGATTTTGAAGCCGCCCTGCGGTTCGCAGACCTGCTGTCGAAATCAACCCACCCCACCAATCGTGACCGGCACAGGGTGTGGGCGCAAGAAATCGCGCTCCTGTGCCACATTCTCTACCCACAAGACGCGCGAACGAAAGCATACGTTTCTGCAATCTTCACCACGCTAGGTAACTACCCAGGCCTGAAGCAGTTGGGCGTGACTTCCGATGCGGGCATCCTTGACGCCGCATTCAACGCCTACCAAGCCGAATACCTCACCGTGCCCGGTGACAAATCGATGAAGTTTTTCGCGCCGCAAAAGAAGATCTACGACCGCCTGAACGACGGCAAGTTTTCCTTCTCGGCCCCAACATCCTTGGGTAAGTCCTTCATCATGCGCACCTTCATCACCAACCAGATCAAATCCGGGGTGAAGGCCAACTTTGCGATCATCGTGCCGTCAAAAGCGCTGATTAACGAGACGCGCTCGAAACTGATCGCTGACCTTGGCGAAGACCTTGAACGCCGCAACTACCGAATCGTCAGTGCCGCCGGTGACATCGTGCTCGAAGGCGATCACAACTTCATTTTCGTACTCACCCCAGAACGCCTGCTTTACCTTCTGATCGGCAAACCTGCGATCGAGTTCGAGTACGTCTTTTTCGACGAATCGCACAAGCTTTCAGGCAAGAACAGTCGCGCCCCGTTCTACTACCAAACCGTGACAATCCTTCAACACCGCCACAGGCCACCACACTTCGTCTTCGCTTCACCCAACATTCCCAACCCAGAGGTATTCCTGAGACTGGTTGATCCAAACTCTGACGAGAATGAAACCAACGCGGTCGCAACCCAGTATTCGCCAGTCACGCAGTTCAAATACCTCGTCAACCTGCACGAGAACACCATTTCCAGCTACAACGACCACACCCAAGAATTCACGCACCTAGCCTCGCTCCAAGCTCAGGACACTACTACACAGGGCGTAACCCGATTTGTTAGTGAATCATCACGAGGTTCAGATCATCGTGGGCAAACCATCGTGTTTCATTCTGCCCGGCATCACGCAGTGCAAGCGGCGCGTGACTACGCTCAGAGTTTGGCAGACCTCAACGATAAAGACTTGGACGATCTCGCAAAAGACATCGAACGCGACGTCCACGAGGACTACTACCTTAGCGGTCTTATCCGTAGAGGCGTCAGCTACCACATCGGCTACCTTCCACCAGCGATCCGTGAACGCATCGAAGGCCTGTTCCGCGAAGGCAAAATCTCGACACTATTTTGTACCAGCACGCTTCTAGAAGGAGTCAACCTGCCCGCCGACAATCTTGTCATCACAACCAACAAAATCGGCAGAGCAGGAATGACAGCAGTCGATTTCAAGAACCTGATCGGCCGAGTCGGGCGTATCGAGTTCAACCTCTACGGCAACGTATTCATCATCGTGGGCGACCAACTTGCATCCGAGCAAAAGGCCAAGGAACTCCTACAAGCGAACGTTCCTGCACAGAAGCTATCCGTGCAAACCGACTCACAAATCATCAGCAAGAAAATGAAGCAAGGAGTCGTCAAGGATCTACAGGAAGGTCGCATCGAATTCTCCAAAGGGAATGAGAGCTATGAGCGTTATGATATGAAACGCAAATTCGGTCTCATGCTCTTGCGCGACATCACTACCGGACGTCAAAGCCTGGTGCGTGAAGAATTCTCTGACTATCTTGACGAACAGGCTACCAACAGCATTATTGCTACTTTCTCGCGACGCGAAGGCCAACAAGATGACGATATCAATGTCTCCATTGACCAGGCAGAAGCGCTGACGCACGCAATCCAAGCTGGACTCCAGTATCCACAACTTTCTCCAAACGGAAAGTTCAGTTACGACGAGACCCTCGCGTTTCTTCAGCGGCTTGCCTCAATCTTCAAATGGCGAATTTACAATCCCGAGACGTTAGGGAGAACACCCAAAGGAAGCGACCAGCTCGCTATGCTGTCCTGGTACACCGTCCTCCTGTTGCAGTGGATGGAGGGACACGGTTTGCGTTCCATCATGAATCGTGCAATCGAGCATCACCGGAAAACTGGAATTGTGTGGATCAATCGGCAACCGAATCGCTACCTAGATTCGAAAGAACACCGAAACCTTGTTTTTAGTGACACGCTTGAAGCTATTGAGCAAGTAATCCTTTTTGAGCTATCGAATTACTTTCTTAAATTCTCCAACGAATACAAGAAGGTCCACGGAAAAGAGCAGTTCGACAACGACTGGTACGAATACGTCGAGTACGGCACAACGAAACAGGAAACCATCCTTCTCCAACGACTCGGATTCACCCGCGAAAGCGCCACTTACATTCGAATCAACGTCTCAAATGCAATCTTCCTTCACGAAGGAAAACCCCACCTGAACCCGATTCTCCTCGAAAGCTCGAACATCAACGTCCGCAAAGAAGCCAACGAAATCAGATACAACGTACCAGAAGCCTTCTCGATGCCTCTAACACCCTCGTCTGATACCCGCTAA
- a CDS encoding acyl-CoA thioesterase/bile acid-CoA:amino acid N-acyltransferase family protein translates to MSPVLKVTPERSRIDSPIQITATGLVPGERVAIRTNVTDGALREWESIAAVNADSAGMVDLSRMSPLEGSTYQGVDGEGPLWSMLGPDQSKFFTRNLPVELEYHSELLRADSVIASTRFRRHFGANVKCDQVHEPPVVGTFAHPSDDLPHPGVLLLHGSDSVDLAGAAKLLASEGYSVLALRWFGIEDRPLHMVNIDLNDIDRVVKHMLNDDFVLGDHIAVIGLSRGAELGLELAANNANVGLTIALSPSSIRQAGIGENYSFKDPAWIRNGKSLEWVPSGNGFGMMISWLSAVIRRKPMRQKRSFLKDLNKKIEAVEKSTIRVENCKGSITLIFGDDDGLWPSKEYSDRIVSRLKDADWPGNLRVECLPSAGHFVGFPYALPTLPPMCILKPTSFFSIDFGGSASANAESAKKVWQVVQEELSRWSMPLITECDRRSSGEGR, encoded by the coding sequence ATGAGTCCAGTTTTAAAAGTGACTCCTGAGAGGTCACGAATAGATAGCCCAATTCAGATAACGGCCACAGGTCTCGTCCCTGGAGAACGGGTTGCCATTCGAACTAATGTTACGGATGGCGCACTTAGGGAGTGGGAGTCAATAGCCGCTGTTAACGCGGATTCTGCAGGTATGGTCGATCTGTCTAGGATGTCTCCTCTTGAAGGCTCGACATATCAGGGTGTTGATGGGGAGGGGCCGTTGTGGTCAATGCTGGGTCCTGATCAGTCGAAGTTTTTCACCCGCAACCTTCCAGTCGAGTTGGAGTACCATTCTGAGCTACTCCGCGCTGATAGCGTCATCGCTTCAACTCGATTTCGTAGACATTTCGGTGCTAATGTCAAATGCGATCAGGTTCATGAGCCTCCTGTTGTGGGCACATTCGCCCATCCTAGCGATGACTTGCCACATCCAGGTGTCCTTTTGTTGCACGGTTCTGACTCTGTCGACTTGGCTGGCGCCGCCAAACTACTCGCTTCTGAAGGCTATTCCGTTTTGGCCCTAAGGTGGTTCGGGATTGAGGATCGTCCTCTACACATGGTCAACATCGACCTGAATGATATTGATCGTGTCGTAAAACATATGCTCAATGACGATTTTGTGTTGGGAGACCATATTGCCGTGATTGGGCTGTCTCGCGGCGCAGAGCTGGGTCTAGAGTTGGCTGCAAATAACGCCAACGTGGGATTGACTATCGCCCTATCGCCATCGTCCATCAGACAAGCTGGAATAGGTGAGAATTACTCATTCAAGGATCCCGCATGGATTCGAAACGGGAAATCCCTTGAGTGGGTACCTAGTGGCAATGGATTTGGGATGATGATTTCGTGGTTATCAGCTGTCATCCGAAGAAAACCGATGCGCCAGAAACGCAGCTTCCTTAAAGACCTAAATAAGAAGATCGAGGCTGTCGAAAAGTCAACTATTCGGGTGGAAAACTGCAAGGGTTCCATTACCCTGATTTTTGGGGACGATGACGGGCTGTGGCCTTCTAAAGAATATTCTGACCGCATTGTTAGTAGATTGAAAGATGCCGACTGGCCGGGCAATCTGAGGGTTGAGTGCCTGCCTAGTGCTGGGCACTTTGTTGGGTTCCCCTATGCCCTTCCCACCCTGCCTCCAATGTGTATTCTCAAACCCACCTCATTTTTCTCAATTGACTTCGGCGGCTCAGCCTCAGCGAATGCCGAGTCGGCCAAAAAGGTTTGGCAAGTAGTTCAGGAAGAGTTATCTCGGTGGAGTATGCCGTTAATTACTGAATGCGATAGGAGGAGCAGTGGAGAGGGTCGTTGA
- a CDS encoding helix-turn-helix domain-containing protein has protein sequence MSEAELENWVTMKEAQTHLGVRRETITKWIATHNLPAYKVGRVWKFKLSEIDEWVRTGQAAEEPHPNNTHEPKEER, from the coding sequence ATGAGCGAAGCTGAATTAGAAAACTGGGTCACCATGAAAGAAGCGCAAACTCACCTCGGTGTGCGCCGGGAAACCATCACGAAATGGATCGCGACGCACAATCTTCCCGCCTACAAGGTCGGCAGGGTGTGGAAGTTCAAACTCTCAGAAATCGACGAATGGGTCCGCACCGGTCAAGCCGCAGAAGAACCACATCCCAACAATACTCACGAGCCTAAGGAGGAACGCTAA
- a CDS encoding DEAD/DEAH box helicase family protein produces the protein MELKKYQNRVIADLEDYLTQLNEQPTLSEAFKMFWESRQIEVGTPQMPGYQNVIDGVPHVCYKVPTGGGKTFLACASVKPIFEALPPTRKQAVVWLVPSDSILTQTLAALKNPSHPYRQKLNADFGGRVEVYSKEELLAGQNFSPSTVAEQLSVMVLSYDSFRSRTKDGRKAYQANGNLASFATAFGAPEQPIENADETALFQVINQLNPVVIVDESHHATSTLSQEMLTNFNPAFILDLTATPKRQANVISYVDALSLKNESMVKLPVIAYNRASQKDVVTDAIDLRRSLEIAATQQYENGGAYIRPIVLFQAQPKTSEDATSFERLRDKLVKAGIPAEQIAIKTADVNELKGVDLLSKECPIRFIITVNALKEGWDCPFAYILASLANKTSQVDVEQILGRVLRQPHARKQPNTLLNMSYVLTSSNDFGTTLNQIVAGLNSAGFSKRDFRAADQVAFDFTGTSQPSKPAPTSPVLGEDMDVEEFLEFDEEQVAADLDAREESASSPEPSADPTVASMIEQAAQQGADYEQEAEEAAQMGEGFVPSDLEDAVDTSFVNPEFADEIEILRLPQFVIQEPGSALFPTAHEGYNELKHEALAGDFDLATKDIDIDLSTADEQMYKIDVRKDSEVPKAFRMSSTDQKFMREHFSKLSVEGQKRNTAIAIYDRIKPINSITDSDLRAYIVRMVEAFGTEQLLTFQEHPHAVASKVKQKIDGLLEAHKIKRFYEDIETRRVDVQQLYAFPKAIQPIHASSLIGGSLYEAEDKMNGFELELAGRFSGMDNVRWWHRVIERKGFCLNGPFNHYPDFVVMTASGTIVVVESKGEHLKNDDSNRKIRLGRAWANMSGNDYRYYMVFEDGVTPPDGAVTLSELVRILEKL, from the coding sequence ATGGAGTTGAAGAAGTATCAAAACCGGGTGATCGCCGATCTAGAAGATTACCTCACCCAGCTCAACGAGCAGCCTACGCTGAGCGAAGCGTTCAAGATGTTTTGGGAGTCTCGCCAGATCGAGGTTGGCACCCCGCAGATGCCGGGCTACCAGAACGTGATCGATGGCGTTCCGCACGTGTGTTACAAGGTTCCAACTGGCGGCGGAAAGACGTTCTTGGCTTGTGCGTCGGTGAAGCCGATATTTGAGGCTTTGCCGCCGACGCGGAAACAGGCTGTGGTGTGGCTGGTGCCGTCGGATTCGATTTTGACGCAGACGTTGGCTGCGTTGAAGAATCCCTCGCACCCGTATCGACAGAAGCTGAACGCTGATTTTGGTGGCCGTGTTGAGGTGTATTCGAAAGAAGAGCTGCTGGCAGGGCAGAATTTCAGCCCGTCGACCGTGGCTGAGCAGCTGTCAGTGATGGTGCTCTCGTATGATTCGTTCCGCTCACGAACAAAGGACGGACGCAAGGCATACCAAGCTAATGGGAATCTTGCTTCGTTCGCGACCGCGTTTGGTGCCCCGGAGCAGCCGATCGAGAACGCGGATGAAACTGCACTGTTCCAGGTGATTAACCAGTTGAATCCCGTCGTTATCGTGGATGAGTCGCATCACGCGACGAGCACGTTGAGCCAGGAGATGCTCACGAATTTCAACCCAGCGTTCATTCTTGATTTGACCGCAACCCCGAAGCGGCAAGCGAACGTGATCTCGTATGTGGATGCGCTCTCACTTAAGAACGAGAGCATGGTCAAACTTCCGGTCATCGCATACAACCGGGCGTCACAAAAGGATGTTGTTACGGATGCGATTGATCTTCGCCGTTCACTAGAAATCGCTGCTACACAGCAGTATGAGAATGGTGGCGCTTATATTCGCCCAATCGTGTTGTTTCAGGCTCAGCCGAAGACGAGCGAGGACGCTACCTCGTTTGAGCGGCTGCGTGACAAGCTCGTCAAGGCGGGTATTCCTGCCGAGCAGATCGCGATCAAGACCGCCGACGTAAACGAGCTTAAAGGCGTTGACCTGCTCAGCAAGGAGTGCCCGATCAGGTTCATCATCACGGTGAACGCGTTGAAGGAGGGCTGGGATTGCCCCTTCGCCTACATTCTGGCGTCGTTGGCGAACAAGACCAGCCAGGTCGATGTTGAGCAGATCCTTGGCCGTGTTCTGCGCCAACCCCACGCCAGGAAGCAGCCGAACACGTTGTTAAACATGAGCTACGTGTTGACCTCTTCAAACGATTTCGGAACCACGCTCAATCAGATCGTTGCGGGGCTCAACAGTGCCGGATTCTCCAAGCGTGACTTCCGCGCAGCCGATCAAGTCGCTTTCGACTTCACTGGCACGAGCCAGCCAAGCAAACCCGCCCCAACGTCTCCAGTCCTAGGGGAAGATATGGACGTTGAAGAGTTCCTGGAGTTCGATGAAGAACAGGTTGCAGCTGATTTAGATGCGCGAGAAGAATCCGCTAGTTCACCAGAGCCTTCGGCGGATCCGACGGTTGCTTCGATGATCGAGCAGGCGGCTCAGCAGGGTGCGGACTATGAGCAGGAGGCCGAAGAAGCCGCACAGATGGGTGAGGGCTTCGTGCCTTCAGATTTGGAGGATGCTGTGGACACGAGCTTCGTCAACCCCGAATTCGCTGACGAGATCGAAATCCTTCGCCTTCCCCAATTCGTCATCCAAGAACCCGGATCAGCATTGTTCCCGACCGCTCATGAGGGATACAACGAGCTTAAGCACGAGGCACTAGCCGGTGACTTTGACTTGGCTACGAAAGACATCGACATTGACCTGTCGACGGCAGACGAGCAGATGTACAAGATCGACGTGCGAAAGGACTCCGAGGTTCCTAAAGCCTTCCGGATGTCGAGTACCGATCAGAAATTCATGCGCGAACACTTCTCGAAACTGAGCGTCGAAGGACAAAAGCGCAACACGGCAATCGCCATCTACGATCGGATCAAACCGATCAATTCGATCACTGACTCTGACTTGCGCGCATACATTGTGCGGATGGTTGAAGCGTTTGGCACCGAGCAGCTGCTGACATTTCAAGAACACCCGCATGCGGTAGCAAGCAAGGTCAAACAGAAAATTGACGGCCTTTTGGAAGCGCACAAAATCAAGAGATTCTATGAGGATATCGAGACCCGCCGCGTTGATGTTCAACAACTCTATGCGTTCCCGAAAGCGATCCAGCCCATTCATGCCTCCTCCCTGATTGGTGGCTCCCTGTATGAGGCCGAAGACAAGATGAACGGCTTTGAGCTCGAACTCGCTGGTCGCTTCTCTGGAATGGACAACGTTCGTTGGTGGCACCGCGTCATTGAACGCAAGGGCTTTTGCCTCAACGGTCCGTTCAACCACTACCCAGATTTCGTCGTGATGACCGCTAGCGGCACCATCGTGGTTGTCGAGTCCAAGGGCGAGCATTTGAAGAACGACGATTCTAACCGCAAGATCAGGCTCGGCCGGGCGTGGGCGAACATGTCTGGCAATGACTACCGCTACTACATGGTCTTCGAAGATGGCGTCACTCCGCCTGACGGGGCGGTCACTTTGTCGGAGCTCGTGCGTATCCTCGAAAAGCTGTAG
- a CDS encoding site-specific DNA-methyltransferase: MPELNWVGKDKVITHHLDVPYRVLDRQYSYDEHGQHDADNGSQNMIIHGDNLEALKALLPRYEGKVDCIYIDPPYNTGNEGWIYNDAVNDPRIKKWLGEVVGKEGEDLSRHDKWLCMMYPRLRLLHRLLARNGLIAVSIGDTELSNLGCIMDEIFGPANRLACAPVRSEPSGGKDKTALRTGHEYILFYTKGDQSSLVKEEKTTGKLDLKDSKGPYRKGRELRKWGATSDRSDRPTLWFPITAPNGGEVFPIKNDGSDGYWRWSPAHAGMSELLDNPEAAHWEKTSYDPGVVVDGETERWVPYEKIRDVKKSFGWNTWLDGYGTNADATAVIKAIFGNKKFDTPKPLSLIEWIIALHGNTDGIVLDSFAGSGTTAHAVLNSNMYDDADRKFILVELSDYAESITAERVKRVIDGYRTDKDEVPRTGGSFSFYELGAPLLLAGDLNPEVPLERVREYVWFTETGQPFSNPPSAHPYFLGRHDDASLFFVFEPDRVTSLDRDYLASIPPECAASSYVIYADTCLLSDEELRSLNITFKKIPRDITRL; the protein is encoded by the coding sequence ATGCCAGAACTGAACTGGGTCGGTAAAGACAAGGTGATCACCCACCACCTCGACGTTCCCTACCGCGTCCTCGACCGCCAATACTCATATGACGAGCACGGCCAGCACGATGCGGACAACGGCTCACAGAACATGATTATTCATGGTGACAACCTCGAAGCCCTCAAAGCGCTCCTGCCGCGCTATGAAGGAAAAGTCGACTGTATCTACATCGATCCTCCCTATAACACAGGCAACGAAGGCTGGATCTACAACGACGCCGTCAACGACCCACGAATCAAAAAATGGCTTGGCGAAGTCGTCGGCAAAGAAGGCGAAGACCTCTCCCGCCATGACAAATGGCTATGCATGATGTACCCACGGCTAAGACTTCTCCATCGCCTGCTAGCCAGAAACGGATTGATTGCTGTCTCGATAGGTGACACAGAGCTGTCCAATCTAGGCTGCATCATGGACGAAATCTTTGGCCCTGCAAACCGACTTGCTTGTGCGCCAGTGCGCTCTGAACCAAGTGGAGGGAAAGATAAAACGGCCCTGCGAACAGGACACGAATACATTTTGTTCTACACCAAGGGTGACCAATCAAGTCTTGTCAAAGAAGAGAAGACAACTGGGAAGCTTGACCTCAAGGACAGCAAGGGCCCGTATCGAAAAGGGCGTGAGTTACGAAAGTGGGGTGCAACTTCCGACCGATCAGATCGACCGACGTTGTGGTTTCCCATTACTGCACCCAATGGTGGAGAAGTATTCCCAATCAAGAATGACGGGTCTGACGGCTACTGGCGTTGGAGTCCTGCTCACGCAGGTATGTCAGAGTTATTGGACAATCCTGAGGCTGCTCACTGGGAGAAAACATCATACGACCCAGGGGTTGTTGTAGATGGAGAGACTGAGCGCTGGGTTCCATACGAGAAAATTCGTGACGTAAAAAAATCATTCGGATGGAATACGTGGCTCGATGGCTATGGAACTAACGCCGACGCGACTGCAGTAATCAAGGCAATCTTTGGAAACAAGAAATTCGACACCCCGAAACCACTATCACTAATCGAATGGATTATCGCCCTGCATGGCAACACAGACGGCATCGTCTTAGACTCATTCGCAGGCTCAGGAACGACCGCACACGCCGTGCTTAATTCAAATATGTACGACGACGCAGACAGAAAATTCATCCTCGTAGAGCTCAGCGACTACGCAGAATCAATCACGGCAGAGCGGGTCAAACGAGTGATCGACGGATACCGCACCGATAAGGATGAAGTGCCCAGAACAGGAGGGTCATTCTCTTTCTACGAGTTAGGCGCGCCACTACTTCTCGCAGGTGACTTGAACCCAGAGGTGCCTCTTGAGCGGGTTCGTGAGTATGTGTGGTTCACCGAAACTGGGCAGCCGTTCTCGAATCCGCCCAGTGCCCATCCGTATTTCTTAGGACGGCATGATGACGCGTCGTTGTTTTTCGTGTTCGAGCCGGATCGTGTGACGAGTTTGGATCGTGACTATCTGGCTTCGATCCCTCCTGAGTGCGCGGCTAGTTCGTATGTGATTTATGCCGACACGTGTTTGTTGTCTGATGAGGAGCTGCGCTCTCTGAATATCACGTTCAAGAAGATCCCTCGGGATATCACCCGTCTCTAA